TCTTTGTATTTCAAATTAGACTACTGACTGTcctcttgtccctctctcccaaAGTGGGGCATAGCCCCTTGGGTCTGTTTGCTGTACAGGGTCTTCATGTTGCTCTACACCCTGATTTGGTGTGTGTACTCTGGCCTGCTGTTCTCCAATCTCAAGTGGCTTCTTCAGCCAGCTGACCTACTGCCTGATGGTCATCTACCACCTGGTTGCTCCCTGTAACCTGGCCTGTGCCACAGTCCTAGTCAAGTGCCACAGCAGGGACCAAAGAAAGACCTGCTCTGGAGGTAGGATGCTCACAGACAGAAATGTGATGATAATAAGATGGCTGCCcatgctgctttttgttttaagTTAAAGTTGAATTTCTTGATTGAATTGGTCTTTATCGAAACTAATGAACTGACTGATATCTGCTCTTCATTCTTAGGGGACCAAACTAGAGAGCGTGGAATCGGAGCAAGAGCCCTTGggtcctttccctctcccctctctcctcttcatctcccgAGACTGCAGTGGTTCCTCCACAGCCTGATGTGTGCCTTCTGCCTCGCTGTGTCCTTCCTCTACTGGAGCCTTGACTACCCCATGGAGCACCACCCTCTGTCCCCATTCAACCTCAAAATGCACGTGGGAAATTCTGCCCAGGCCCTGCTGGACCTTCTCCTATCAGCAACGCCCATCTACCTGGCCCACTACCTCTATCAGCGCCTCATTGGCTGTCTTTACATCCTGTTTGCTGTGGTCTACTGGCTGGCAGGCCAAACCAACCTCAGTGGAAAGCCCTACATTTACAAGCTACTGGACTTTGGAGGGTGCCCCTTGGTGGCCACTCTGTGTGTGCTTTGCTTTGTTCTGGTCTGCTTTCCCCTCTGTCACTTCCTGGTGTGGAATGAGCAACTGCTGAGGAGGCAGCTGGCGGGCAGGGTaaggggagagaggctggggctgTGCAGAGAGGCTTGGTGGTGGGGGGAGCGGGCGGCCCGGTGCCGGTCTCCCTCTTGGACCCATTCTCCTCAGTGTTAACCcccaggaggaggggagaggtctGCGGCGATGGGGCCACTCAGTCCCTACTCTCATCCACCA
This is a stretch of genomic DNA from Oncorhynchus clarkii lewisi isolate Uvic-CL-2024 chromosome 17, UVic_Ocla_1.0, whole genome shotgun sequence. It encodes these proteins:
- the LOC139369447 gene encoding LOW QUALITY PROTEIN: protein rolling stone (The sequence of the model RefSeq protein was modified relative to this genomic sequence to represent the inferred CDS: inserted 2 bases in 1 codon) gives rise to the protein MGLSWTQCCKEEFKEEFSLTKFHLSLSRSEFLLQPQWGIAPWVCLLYRVFMLLYTLIWCVYSGLLFSNLKWXFFSQLTYCLMVIYHLVAPCNLACATVLVKCHSRDQRKTCSGGDQTRERGIGARALGSFPSPLSPLHLPRLQWFLHSLMCAFCLAVSFLYWSLDYPMEHHPLSPFNLKMHVGNSAQALLDLLLSATPIYLAHYLYQRLIGCLYILFAVVYWLAGQTNLSGKPYIYKLLDFGGCPLVATLCVLCFVLVCFPLCHFLVWNEQLLRRQLAGRAKQYDA